One genomic window of Oncorhynchus kisutch isolate 150728-3 unplaced genomic scaffold, Okis_V2 scaffold1140, whole genome shotgun sequence includes the following:
- the LOC116364978 gene encoding uncharacterized protein LOC116364978 isoform X1: MVEDDDLSLHSYDESDFLLDDGNDASTEDSPEPPKEPQGPVKDHRLSPGKVSGPVSGKTGLSPLETSAPRTLAEALRALPSAVAPPSPDNVPRPLTPLSPVVITPSSTENFPYRRSPRLAPITNLSVTAPTGERKYKKGIFPGSPRYSSSREEKTHKLTLLYLLVQNIQEGKVNKKKKCKAKKVVKQKKAGKMQQMENVGGSKEEDKKRK, encoded by the exons ATGGTAGAAGACGACGATCTGTCTCTCCACTCCTACGACGAGTCAGACTTCCTG CTTGATGATGGCAATGACGCCTCTACTGAggacagtccagagcctccaaagGAACCACAAGGACCAGTGAAGGACCATCGACTG AGCCCAGGGAAGGTCTCTGGTCCTGTGTCTGGCAAGACTGGCCTCTCTCCTCTTGAGACCTCAGCACCCCGGACCCTGGCTGAAGCCCTACGGGCCCTGCCCTCTGCTGTAGCCCCTCCCTCCCCAGATAATGTCCCAAGGCCTCTGACTCCTCTCAGCCCTGTAGTTATCACTCCGTCCTCTACAGAGAACTTCCCATACCGCCGCAGCCCTCGGCTGGCCCCCATAACCAACCTGAGTGTAACCGCCCCCACAGGTGAGAGGAAATACAAGAAGGGTATATTTCCCGGAAGTCCTAGGTATAGTAGCTCAAGAGAAGAGAAAACCCATAAGCTTACATTACTTTATCTCCTTGTCCAAAATATTCAGGAAGGGAAGGTCAATAAGAAAAAGAAGTGCAAGGCCAAAAAAGTAGTTAAGCAAAAGAAGGCCGGTAAGATGCAACAGATGGAAAATGTTGGAGGAAGTAAGGAGGAGGACAAGAAGAGGAAATAG
- the LOC116364978 gene encoding uncharacterized protein LOC116364978 isoform X2 yields MVEDDDLSLHSYDESDFLLDDGNDASTEDSPEPPKEPQGPVKDHRLSPGKVSGPVSGKTGLSPLETSAPRTLAEALRALPSAVAPPSPDNVPRPLTPLSPVVITPSSTENFPYRRSPRLAPITNLSVTAPTGREGQ; encoded by the exons ATGGTAGAAGACGACGATCTGTCTCTCCACTCCTACGACGAGTCAGACTTCCTG CTTGATGATGGCAATGACGCCTCTACTGAggacagtccagagcctccaaagGAACCACAAGGACCAGTGAAGGACCATCGACTG AGCCCAGGGAAGGTCTCTGGTCCTGTGTCTGGCAAGACTGGCCTCTCTCCTCTTGAGACCTCAGCACCCCGGACCCTGGCTGAAGCCCTACGGGCCCTGCCCTCTGCTGTAGCCCCTCCCTCCCCAGATAATGTCCCAAGGCCTCTGACTCCTCTCAGCCCTGTAGTTATCACTCCGTCCTCTACAGAGAACTTCCCATACCGCCGCAGCCCTCGGCTGGCCCCCATAACCAACCTGAGTGTAACCGCCCCCACAG GAAGGGAAGGTCAATAA